The Lacticaseibacillus rhamnosus DNA window GCTTCGCGAATGTTAATTGAAGAAGCAGATGCCAGCCGTAAGCGGCAGAAACAAGTGATCGACAAACTGGCAGCGCAAATGATTTTGCAGAATTATCTGGATGCAAAAGGTCCCTTGACCAAGCAATAACTCTGGCTGCGGCGATGCGTCCCTGCCAGAATTGAAGGAGAACAAGATGGCAAATAATGAACATGTCAAACCCGGTGACGACAATCAGCAGATTACCCTGATTGACGAAAAGGGTAATGAAGAGCTATATCAGGTTTTGTTTACATTTGATTCCGAAGATTATGGTAAGAGCTACGTACTGTTGTATCCTGCCAGTGAAGATGATGATCAGGAAGTCGAAATTCAGGCTTTCTCGTTCACACCTGATGCAAACGGTGATGCCAGTTCGGGAGATCTTTTCCCAATCGAAGATGATAAGGAATGGGACATGGTCGAAGAAGTGTTGAATACTTTTTTGGCTGATGACGATTCGAATCTACAAGATTAATGACGTCATGAACCCATCAGGCCACCAGTATTTTGGTGGCCTTTTTGTGGCAATGCCAAAATGCCCCAGTATGGGTGGTCCCAAGAAGGAACGAATAGAGTAGAAACGAAGGAAAGTTGGCGCATACCGAAGCACTTCTGCTCGCACTTTACCAGTTATGGTAGAATACACTTTGAAAGAGTGGAGGCATTCACGCCATGAGTGAAGAGAAGCGTCGTTTTAAGGCCGTTATCGGTGATAAAGCGTATACGATTATCGGTCCCGGATCCGAACAGCACTTTTTGACGGTCACGAAGCTGTTGAATGAACGGCTTGATCAAGTCAAAAAACTTGCGCCGGATCTGACTGCCGAGGAACAGGCGATTTTAGTTGCCTTCAATGCTGTTTCTGATCAAGTTAAATTGCTGGCAGCCCAGCAGGATCATTCCGATCAGAAAGCATAATGGGGGAACGTTTTGATTTCAATTACGATTATTTTAGTTTTGGCCTATTTCTATTATAGCGGGGCCCGCCGCGGTGCAGCCTTACAGTGGTTGCATGTAGGTGGTTATGCCTTGAGTTTTTTAGCTGCAACGGCACTAGCCCGACCTTTGGGAGAACACTTTACGTTGTTGATCCCTTATCCCTCTGCGACGAATGCAGGCCAGTTTGCCTTTTATTCCGATAAAATCGGCTTGACGTTGGATGATGCATTTTATCGCGGATTTGCTTTTTTAGTGGTGCTGACGATCGGCTGGTTATTGACGCGGATTGCGGCTTTGTGGTTCCACGACTTGACGTATAAAGCAATGGCGCACAAAAAGAGTGCATTAATAGGCGGCTGGGCCAATTTAGCGATAGGGTATATTTTTTTATTTCTCATTTTGTCATTATTGGCATTGATTCCCATCACCGGTATTCAACATGGGCTTGATCACTCGCTTGTTGCCAAAATGATGATTAAATACTCACCTGGGCTGACACAGTTTGTGAATGCCCTTTGGTTATGAACATGATGACGCTCAAGGACGGATAACTGACGTCTTTGGGCGCTTCTTGATTATGGGAGCAATTTAAATGAACACGAAGATTTTAAGAACACTTGAGTACGACAAAATTCAACAGGCCATACTGCGCCAAGTGGTAACGGCAAATGGACAGAAAATGGTCCAAAACATGACCCCGCAAACAGATCCCGAAAAGGTTCAGCGAGCATTAGACGAAACCGCAGATGGAGCTTCGGCATTGCGACTTAAGGGCGGCATTCCGGTTCCACAGTTGGAAAATATTGACCCAGCGCTAAAACGGGTTGATATTGGCGCCGTGCTAAATGGTCAGGAGTTGGCCAGCATCAGTCGGGTCCTGCAAACAGTCAGTGCAATTGATAAATTCTTAACGGATTTGCAAGACCAGATTGACTTTCGCCAGTTGTATTCACTGCAGGCCGAGCTGACCGTGCTGCCACAATTATCTCGGCGGTTAAAGACGGCTGTGGATCCAGAAGGAACGCTAACGGATGAAGCTAGTCCGGAGCTGCATGGTATTCGCGAACAGATTAAGCGAATCGAAGGCGATATTCGCGGCAAAATGTCCGAATATACTCGCGGGGCGCAGTCCAAATATTTAAGCGATCCGATTGTGACCATTCGTGACGATCGCTACGTTATTCCCGTAAAAGCAGCTTATCGTGCCAAGTTTGGCGGGGTCGTTCACGATCAGAGTGCCACCGGACAGACGCTTTTTGTTGAGCCTCAGGCAATCGTTGCGCTGAATAATCGCTTACGTGAGGCACAAATGGCTGAAACAGCCGAAATTAATCGCGTTTTGGCTGAACTGTCGAATGAATTGGCGCCGTATACCGGCCAAATTAAGGCTAATGCGGCAGTTTTGGGACATTTTGATTTTATTAATGCCAAAGCCAAGCTGGCAAAAGCTCAAAAGGCAACCGAGCCACTCGTATCAGCAGAAAATGATGTCCTGCTGCGCCATGCCCGTCATCCGCTCATCGATCCCCATCAGGTGGTTGGCAATGACATTCCGCTTGGCGCCGATTATCAAGCTATGGTGATTACCGGCCCCAACACCGGCGGGAAAACGATCACGTTAAAAACGCTGGGATTGCTGCAGTTAATGGGGCAATCCGGCCTATTCATCCCGGCTGACGATGAGAGTCGGATCGGGATCTTTGATGAAGTTTTTGCTGATATTGGTGATGAGCAGTCGATTGAGCAGAACTTATCGACGTTTTCTGCCCACATGGATAACATTGTCCATATTCTTAAGCAGCTTTCGCAAAACAGTCTCGTCTTGTTTGATGAACTAGGCGCCGGCACGGATCCGCAAGAAGGGGCAGCGTTGGCGATTGCGATTTTGGACGCGGTGGGTGAAGTCGGCGCGTATGTGGTGGCAACGACTCATTACCCGGAATTAAAGCTCTATGGCTACAACACTCCGAAGACCATCAATGCCTCAATGGAGTTTGATAGTCAAACCCTTCAACCGACTTATCGCCTGTTGGTAGGCGTTCCGGGTCGCTCGAACGCCTTTGACATTTCGTTACGGTTGGGGTTGCCCCACACAATTGTTGACCGTGCCAAGTCGATGATCGGATCCGATAGTCATGAACTTAACGACATGATTAGCGATTTGGAAAAACAGCGTAAGGCGGCCGAAACTGCTCGCGCTTCTGCACAGCGGCAATTAGCAGCAGCTCAGGCACTTCATGATGAATTGGCGAGCGCATATCACACGTTTACCACCGAGCGCGATGCTCAGCTACACCAGGCCAAGGAAAAGGCGAATGCGCTAGTTGACAAAGCACAGAAAAAAGCGGATAAAATTATTAAGCAGCTGCGGCAAATGCAATTGACCAATCCGGGTACCGTCAAAGAAAATCAGTTAATCGCAGCCAAAACCGATCTAAAACGGTTGCATCAAGATGAACCGCTTCAGAAGAACCGCGTGTTGCGGCGAGAACGCGAAAAGCAGGCGTTGCATGTTGGTGATGAGGTTAAGGTTGCCAGTTATGATCAAACCGGGACCTTGTTACAACAATTCGATGAGCATCATTGGCAGGTACAGTTGGGAATTTTGAAAATGAAAGTCCCGACAACCGAGCTTGAAAAGATCAAACCATCTAAGCAGGTAGCCAAGCAGCGGCCGGTCGTCAAAGTCAGTGGCGGTGGCATGAGCGGCCCTTCAACAACCTTGGATCTACGCGGCGAACGCTACGATCAGGCCATGGCTGACTTAGACCAGTATATTGACGCAGCACTGTTAGCCGGGTACCCATCCGTCACAATTATTCACGGTTTAGGCACCGGTGCGATCCGCAATGGGGTTACCCAATATCTGAAACGTCATCGCCAAGTCAAAAGCTTTGGATTTGCCCCGCAAAATGCTGGCGGCTCCGGCGCGACGATTGTTAATTTCAAGTAGTTGGCTAGTTTTTTGCCGGCAGATGTGCTATGATTTAGTTACAAAAAGTAAGAGGAGGAATCCGTTCATGGTTCAAGCAGTTACAGATTCAAACTACAAGACGGAGACCGACACTGGCGTCACCCTCACTGATTTTTGGGCGACTTGGTGCGGCCCTTGTCGGATGCAGAGTCCAGTGATCGACAAATTAGCCGAAAGTCGCGATGACGTCAAGTTTGTTAAGATGGATGTCGATGCTAATCCGGAGACACCTAAATCATTCGGGATTATGGCGATCCCAACGCTGGTCATCAAAAAAGATGGCAAGGTCGTTGAAAAGCTGGTCGGTTATCAAACCAAGGATCAATTAGAAGCAACCTTAAACAAGTACACCGCTTAATTGAATTTGCGATTCAGACACACTGATTGAATGGTCAGTGTGTTTTTTTGACCATTTTTTCGGGGACGCCAGAATCAAGAAAGCAAAAAAATATCCCAAAATTCTGATTTCATCTAAAACGAGGGAAAACAATATCTTTTTTAGCTTTAAGCGGATATATTTAAGCTATTTCGATGGTCCGTCACCGAATTTTTCAGGCAAAAAGTACCGGCTGAATTTGCGCTGATTCGAGTTTGAAAAAATGCCGGCGATGCCTAGTGTTTCGGGACTTCGGACGGTTATCTAACTGGCCTGTTTGATTCACATTACGAAACTGTTAGGTGATTGTTACGCTTTTCGTTGGCGAGGCTTTTTCTGTAAAACTATAATGGATGTGTCAATAAGAACGTGGGGTGACAAGATGTTCGCAAAATTAAAAGCGGTGTGGGAAAATCCCACATTTCGGTTCATCTTTTGGACCGTCACGTATTTCGTGATACTGCTGGTCTTGGTTTATCTATACGGTTACAGCGGTATTAACAACAGTAAATTCATTTATAACGAGTTTTAAAGGGGGAAACCGCGATGATCGATAATGTTATTACAGCGATTGATCGGGTCGCCGCAGAGCATCCAACGCGCGTGGCTTATGATTATGAAGGAACCCAATATACCTACGCCCAGTTGAAAGAAGGCAGTGACCGCCTTGCTGGATTCTTTGCGGAATCATTGCCGGCTGGTGAACCCATCATTGTCTATGGTGGTCAAACCTTTGACATGGTTGAGGTTTTCCTTGGACTTTCTAAATCAGGGCATGCCTACATTCCGATCGACACGCATAGTCCAAATGAACGGATTACCCAGGTGCAAGATGTTGCCCATGCGCCTGCTGTGATTGAAGTGGCACCGCTTCCGATTACGGTCCCAGATGTCAAGATTATTCGGGCACCGGCGTTACATCAAGCTGAGCAGTCACACGCGCCAATTCATTCACTGCAGCATGCGGTTGCTGGCGATGATAATTACTACATCATCTTTACAAGCGGCACAACGGGGAAACCAAAAGGCGTTCAGATTAGTCACGATAACCTTTTGAGCTATGTGAACTGGAATATTTCCGACTTTGGGCTTGAAGAAGGCGTTGTCGCCATGTCTCAGCCGCCGTATTCCTTTGACCTAAGTGTGATGGATCTTTATCCGACCTTGGTTTTAGGCGGCACCTTGAAGGCTTTACCAAAAGAAGTCACTGATAACTTTAAAGAATTATTTGCGACGTTGCCAAAATTGGGCTTGAACGAATGGGTATCAACCCCTTCTTTTGTCGAAATTGCGTTACTTGATCCGAATTTCAAGCAGGAAAATTATCCGAACCTGACCCATTTTCTGTTTTGCGGTGAGGAGCTAGTTAATAAAACCGCCCAAGCGCTGATCACACGTTTCCCGAAAGCAACCGTCTATAACACGTATGGTCCGACCGAAGCCACCGTTGCGGTTACGGGAATGGCGATTACCCAGGCGATTGTTGATCAATATCCGCGGTTACCGATTGGCTATGCGAAGCCTGATACCAACGTTTATGTGGTTGATGAGCAAGGTGAACAGGTTTCAGCTGGCACAGAAGGCGAATTGATGATCGTGGGTCCAAGCGTGTCGAAAGGGTATCTCAATAATCCGGACAAAACAGCCGCGGCATTTTTCAAGGCTGGCAATCAACGCGGTTATCGGTCTGGTGACTTAGTGACCATGACCGCAGATGGGATGGTCTTTTATCGCGGTCGGACTGATTTCCAGGTTAAGTTGCATGGTTATCGCATTGAGCTAGAAGATGTTGATCATAATTTGAATCAGGTTTCTTATATTAAGCAGGCATCAACGGTTCCGCGGTATGACAAGGATCATAAAGTTGCCCAGTTGATTGCCTTTGCGGTTGCCAAACCAAATGACTTTGATAGCGAAATGAAACTAACGCAGGCAATTAAAGCCGAACTAGGGAAAATGGTGATGGAATATATGATTCCCCAACGGATTATTTACCGGGATCAGTTACCGTTAACGGCTAATGGCAAGGTTGATCGCAAAGCACTGATTGCAGAGGTAAATCATTAATGCTTAATTTACAACCGTATGAGAATCCACAGTATTTTGTCTATTTAATCATTGCCTTGCTTCCCGTCATCATCGGCATGTTCAAAGGCTTTCGGATGCATTGGTATGAAAGCATCTTTTCGTTGGTTTTCCTGGTACTGATTTTTGATGCCGATAAATGGCCTCAAGGAAAAGCGTTATTGGGGTATGTGGTTTTCAACTTATTACTGGTTTACGCGTATTTCAAATATCGAACGCGCGAAGGCTCAAAAAACTCCACGGCAGTCTTTTATCTTAGTGTCGCGTTAGGAATTGCGCAGCTGGCAGTTGTCAAGTTTACGCCGCTGTTTCAACATCATGGGTCTATTCTTGGCTTCTTGGGCATTAGTTATTTAACTTTCCGAGTGGTCGGCACGATTATGGAAATTCGTGATGGGTCGATTAAAGACCTGAACATGTGGAAGTTTATCCAATTTCTGCTATTCTTCCCAACCATCTCAAGTGGCCCGATTGATCGGTATCGGCGATTTGTCAAAGATTACGATCGCGTTCCTGATCCCGAGCATTACGCCCAGTTGGTGACCAAAGCGATTCACTATCTGATGCTTGGTTTTCTGTATAAGTTTATTCTGGGGTACATCTTTGGAACCTTGTGGCTGCCTTCTGTTGAACACATGGCGATGGCCAGTCGCGGTGGGGCTTTCTTGGGACTCAGTTGGCCAGTCGTGGGCGTCATGTATGCTTACTCCGGTTATTTGTTCTTTGATTTTGCCGGTTACAGTTTGTTCGCGGTTGCCATTTCCTACTTGATGGGCATCGAAACACCGATGAACTTTAATAAGCCTTGGATGTCATATAACATCAAAGACTTCTGGAATCGTTGGCATATGAGTTTGAGCTTTTGGTTCCGTGATTATATCTATATGCGCTTTGTGTTCTTTATGATGAAACACAAGTGGATTAAATCGCGGGTCTGGACGGCATTTGTCGGTTACCTCGTTTTATTCCTGATTATGGGGATTTGGCATGGTGAGACCTGGTATTACATTGTCTATGGGCTGTTCCATGCGATGCTCATTAATCTGACGGATGCATGGCTGCGGTTCAAGAAAAAGCATAAGGACTTTTTCCCGCATAACCGCGCAACGCACTACTTCGCCATTTTCATGACCGCTAATGCTGTATGCTTCTCGTTTTTGATTTTCTCCGGTTTCTTAGACAAGCTGTGGTTCCACTAAAAGAATGTTGTTGTAGGCGGTCAATCGCTTGAAGATTGGCTAGGGTTTAAAAGAAAGAGGTAATTCATCATGGCAGACGAAGCAATTAAAAATGGTGTTTTGGATATTTTGGCAGATTTGACAGGTTCGGATGATGTGAAAAAGAACTTGGATCTGAACTTATTTGAAACCGGATTGCTTGATTCAATGGGAACGGTTCAGTTGCTATTGGAACTACAGAGTCAGTTTGGCGTTGACGCACCGGTTTCAGAATTTGATCGTAAAGAATGGGATACACCAAATAAAATCATTGCAAAGGTCGAACAAGCACAATGAAAAAACCGATCGGGAAGATCCTTTGGCGCGGACTTGGCCCGTTGCTGATCGCTATCATCCTGGTCGCTGCGTTGATGCTCGTGCCATTTAAGTTTGGCCGCAGCAGCCAAGCAACGATCAGGCAGGCGGCCAGCTCCATGTCGGCCAACGTGCTGAAAGGCGAAACTATAAAAAACGAGGCCATGGCCGAAAACTATGTCCCGTTCATTGGGTCATCCGAATTGTCGCGGATGGACGCATTTCACCCTTCCGTGTTGGCTCAGAAGTATCATCGTGATTATCGCCCATTTCTCATGGGAATGGCGGGAACGCAATCACTCACGCACTTCTTGTCCATCAATGCCTTGACGCATGTTGAAGGCAAGAAGGCAGTGATGGTGCTGTCCCCACAATGGTTTGTACCAGGCGGCGTTCGCAAAGCCCAGTTTGATTATTTCTATTCGCCGGCACAGATGACGACCTTCTTACTTCATGCTAACCCGAATTCGGAAGCGGATCGCTTTGCAGCCAGACGGTTACTTCAATTTCCGTCCACCGATTCTGATCGAACCGTCAATGAAGCACTGAAGAATATTGCTGCCGGTCAGAAACTGTCAGATGGCCAGTATTGGTATTTGAAGCAGGTCAAGGATCCAATGGCTGATCATCAGGATGCGTTGTTTTCACGGCTATTTTTAAATAATAACCAACCGCAACTTGATAAGGCTGCCAAGACATTGCCAAGTACTTACGATGTTGATGATCTAGATGGATTGGCAACGCGGATGGGGATGCAGGAGACGACCAATAACCCATTTGAATTGAAGAATGATTTCTACACAAAGCGGGTTAAGCGGAACATGCCGAAATTAAAGGGTTCGCAGGCAACTTGGAGTTATGTTAAGTCGCCTGAGTATTCAGACTTACAATTAGTGCTGAATACGTTCGCCAAGAAGCATATGGAAGTGCTCTTTGTTATCCCGCCGATCAATGCAAAATGGGCGGCCTTCACCGGGCTGGATCTAGGCATGATTCAAAACACGGTCACCAAAATGAAGTATCAGCTGAAAACACAAGGCTTTAATCACGTTTTGGATTTGAGTCAGGATGGGGCACAGCCTTACTTCATGGAAGATACCATTCATATTGGCTGGCGCGGCTGGCTGAAGATGGATCAAACGGTGCGGCCATTTTTGAAGACAACCAAAGCAGCTCCCGTTCATTACAAACTCAATGATCAGTTTTATACCAAACACTGGCAGCAGCAATCGGCCAATGGGTTGGATTAGAGGCCAGTCAGGTTTAGGTGCCATCGCATTATGTAGTAAAAAGTGAGGCAAGCATAAAAAACGAAGGGCAAACGAATTTCTCCCATGTCGGGAAAATCCATTTGCCCTTCGTTTATTTTCTGTATGCAAGTTGACTCAGCTTTGATCGCTGGCAAGATCAATTAAATGTTTGGCGGTGGGTTGCGCATCTTTATTGTCCATCACAACAGTCAGAACAACATTTTGCTCGCGGCGCTGAATGGCACTGCCTCCTTCGACTGCAAAGCCAAATACCTGCTGCAGCGCTTGCGCTAAAAAGCCGGCTTCGAGTTGAAAGTCGGGATCGTCATAAGTACGAATCCGAGTCGCGACAACATCTCCTGCAAGCAGATATTGGCGCTCTTGCCGTTTCTGTTTAAGTGGCGACAAAGTTCCCAGACCAACCTGGGTGAATAGCTGTGGTAAGGCAGATTCCGCGACAGGTAATTTGGTTGCCAAGTCACGTCCAGCCCAATAGAGAATATGGTGCTGTTCTTCACCTAGCATATTTGGCAGCATAAGATCGCGCATTGCCGTGATTGCAAAGAATGAAACCGAGCCGGGAAGGTTCAGCAGGGTGGTATAATCAGATTTTGCCATGTTGTGCCTCCTGTTTCTATTCGTCTAGTATAGCTGAAAAATGGATTGATAACATACTTTTCTGAGTGCTTGCATTTTTTTTGGATTAAACTCACAATAAAGACTCGGAGCTTTATAGCGGAGGCCAGCACGATAAGGGATCGACGGCTGCGTTCCTTTTCGAGGGATAGGGTTGATGTTGGGAATACCACGGGATGGGTTGGCGTGAAAGGGTGGCCGACAGCGGCTTTCTGGACACGGCGACCACTAATCGGCGGTCTTGCCGTCATCAAGTGATTCAAAAGGAGAATTATGATGAACAAGCAACCAATCGGATTTATTGATTCAGGTGTCGGCGGCTTAACGGTTGTGAAAGAAGCGCTCCATCAGCTACCGGCCGAAAACACCATTTATTTAGGGGATCAGGCACGCTTGCCATATGGACCGCGGCCAGCTGAGCAGGTTCAGGCATTTACTTGGCAGATGGTCAACTTTTTACTCACCAAGCATATCAAAATGCTGGTAATTGCGTGCAATACGGCAACGGCGGCAGCATTACCGTTAATCAAGGCCAGATTGAAGATCCCGGTCATCGGGGTGATCAAGCCTGGTAGCCGAGCAGCGTTAAAGGCAACCCAGACCGGCCATATTGGTATTATTGCTACGGAAGGTACCGTCAAAAGCGGGGCGTATCCTAAAGCTTTACGAGCCAAAGCACCTAACATTCGCCTCACGAGTCTGGCCGCGCCCAAGTTTGTGTCGCTGGTGGAAAGTAACGAAGCGCACTCACCGATTGCCAAGCGTGTGGTAGCGGACACCTTGCAGCCGCTTTTGCATCAAGATATTGATACACTGGTGTTGGGTTGTACGCATTATCCGATTTTGCGGCCGATTATTCAAAATGTGATGGGTGAAGACGTCACGTTAATTGATTCTGGTGCTGAAACCGTTAATGATGTTTCGATGTTACTTGACTATTTTGACTTAGCCAACGATGGTAGCGAGGTGCCAACGCATACGTATTATACGACCGGCGCACCATCAATGTTTGACGAATTGGGGGAATCATGGTTGGAACTAAAAAAACCGATGCACGCACAGCATGTTGACATTGATACACAACCAACGCATTTTGTAGAGCCGACTTCTGAGGCGACTGATAAAACCATTGTCATTGCCAGCAAGAACCCCGGCAAGATAAAAGAATTTAAAGCGATGTTTGAGCCAGCGGGGGTAACCGTTAAAAGTTTGGCTGATTTTCCTACTGTGCCCACGGTGGATGAAACCGGGACCACTTTTGAAGCAAATGCCCGCCAAAAAGCTGATCAGTATGCACAGGATTTAAATTTGCCGGTGCTTGCCGATGACTCAGGGTTGATGGTTGATGCCTTGGATGGACAACCGGGAATCCGTTC harbors:
- the dltA gene encoding D-alanine--poly(phosphoribitol) ligase subunit DltA yields the protein MIDNVITAIDRVAAEHPTRVAYDYEGTQYTYAQLKEGSDRLAGFFAESLPAGEPIIVYGGQTFDMVEVFLGLSKSGHAYIPIDTHSPNERITQVQDVAHAPAVIEVAPLPITVPDVKIIRAPALHQAEQSHAPIHSLQHAVAGDDNYYIIFTSGTTGKPKGVQISHDNLLSYVNWNISDFGLEEGVVAMSQPPYSFDLSVMDLYPTLVLGGTLKALPKEVTDNFKELFATLPKLGLNEWVSTPSFVEIALLDPNFKQENYPNLTHFLFCGEELVNKTAQALITRFPKATVYNTYGPTEATVAVTGMAITQAIVDQYPRLPIGYAKPDTNVYVVDEQGEQVSAGTEGELMIVGPSVSKGYLNNPDKTAAAFFKAGNQRGYRSGDLVTMTADGMVFYRGRTDFQVKLHGYRIELEDVDHNLNQVSYIKQASTVPRYDKDHKVAQLIAFAVAKPNDFDSEMKLTQAIKAELGKMVMEYMIPQRIIYRDQLPLTANGKVDRKALIAEVNH
- the dltD gene encoding D-alanyl-lipoteichoic acid biosynthesis protein DltD gives rise to the protein MKKPIGKILWRGLGPLLIAIILVAALMLVPFKFGRSSQATIRQAASSMSANVLKGETIKNEAMAENYVPFIGSSELSRMDAFHPSVLAQKYHRDYRPFLMGMAGTQSLTHFLSINALTHVEGKKAVMVLSPQWFVPGGVRKAQFDYFYSPAQMTTFLLHANPNSEADRFAARRLLQFPSTDSDRTVNEALKNIAAGQKLSDGQYWYLKQVKDPMADHQDALFSRLFLNNNQPQLDKAAKTLPSTYDVDDLDGLATRMGMQETTNNPFELKNDFYTKRVKRNMPKLKGSQATWSYVKSPEYSDLQLVLNTFAKKHMEVLFVIPPINAKWAAFTGLDLGMIQNTVTKMKYQLKTQGFNHVLDLSQDGAQPYFMEDTIHIGWRGWLKMDQTVRPFLKTTKAAPVHYKLNDQFYTKHWQQQSANGLD
- a CDS encoding cell division protein ZapA, translating into MSEEKRRFKAVIGDKAYTIIGPGSEQHFLTVTKLLNERLDQVKKLAPDLTAEEQAILVAFNAVSDQVKLLAAQQDHSDQKA
- the racE gene encoding glutamate racemase, which translates into the protein MNKQPIGFIDSGVGGLTVVKEALHQLPAENTIYLGDQARLPYGPRPAEQVQAFTWQMVNFLLTKHIKMLVIACNTATAAALPLIKARLKIPVIGVIKPGSRAALKATQTGHIGIIATEGTVKSGAYPKALRAKAPNIRLTSLAAPKFVSLVESNEAHSPIAKRVVADTLQPLLHQDIDTLVLGCTHYPILRPIIQNVMGEDVTLIDSGAETVNDVSMLLDYFDLANDGSEVPTHTYYTTGAPSMFDELGESWLELKKPMHAQHVDIDTQPTHFVEPTSEATDKTIVIASKNPGKIKEFKAMFEPAGVTVKSLADFPTVPTVDETGTTFEANARQKADQYAQDLNLPVLADDSGLMVDALDGQPGIRSARYAGDGHNDAANNAKLLAALADVPEEARTATFHTTLVLAKPNHPEADLVVHGDLSGRITAIPRGTDGFGYDPFFLVPALDKTLAELTADEKNEISHRGNAMRALEKVWQAWLEENV
- a CDS encoding DUF2507 domain-containing protein is translated as MAKSDYTTLLNLPGSVSFFAITAMRDLMLPNMLGEEQHHILYWAGRDLATKLPVAESALPQLFTQVGLGTLSPLKQKRQERQYLLAGDVVATRIRTYDDPDFQLEAGFLAQALQQVFGFAVEGGSAIQRREQNVVLTVVMDNKDAQPTAKHLIDLASDQS
- the dltC gene encoding D-alanine--poly(phosphoribitol) ligase subunit 2, with translation MADEAIKNGVLDILADLTGSDDVKKNLDLNLFETGLLDSMGTVQLLLELQSQFGVDAPVSEFDRKEWDTPNKIIAKVEQAQ
- a CDS encoding DUF1292 domain-containing protein, with the translated sequence MANNEHVKPGDDNQQITLIDEKGNEELYQVLFTFDSEDYGKSYVLLYPASEDDDQEVEIQAFSFTPDANGDASSGDLFPIEDDKEWDMVEEVLNTFLADDDSNLQD
- the trxA gene encoding thioredoxin yields the protein MVQAVTDSNYKTETDTGVTLTDFWATWCGPCRMQSPVIDKLAESRDDVKFVKMDVDANPETPKSFGIMAIPTLVIKKDGKVVEKLVGYQTKDQLEATLNKYTA
- a CDS encoding teichoic acid D-Ala incorporation-associated protein DltX, whose translation is MFAKLKAVWENPTFRFIFWTVTYFVILLVLVYLYGYSGINNSKFIYNEF
- a CDS encoding endonuclease MutS2 gives rise to the protein MNTKILRTLEYDKIQQAILRQVVTANGQKMVQNMTPQTDPEKVQRALDETADGASALRLKGGIPVPQLENIDPALKRVDIGAVLNGQELASISRVLQTVSAIDKFLTDLQDQIDFRQLYSLQAELTVLPQLSRRLKTAVDPEGTLTDEASPELHGIREQIKRIEGDIRGKMSEYTRGAQSKYLSDPIVTIRDDRYVIPVKAAYRAKFGGVVHDQSATGQTLFVEPQAIVALNNRLREAQMAETAEINRVLAELSNELAPYTGQIKANAAVLGHFDFINAKAKLAKAQKATEPLVSAENDVLLRHARHPLIDPHQVVGNDIPLGADYQAMVITGPNTGGKTITLKTLGLLQLMGQSGLFIPADDESRIGIFDEVFADIGDEQSIEQNLSTFSAHMDNIVHILKQLSQNSLVLFDELGAGTDPQEGAALAIAILDAVGEVGAYVVATTHYPELKLYGYNTPKTINASMEFDSQTLQPTYRLLVGVPGRSNAFDISLRLGLPHTIVDRAKSMIGSDSHELNDMISDLEKQRKAAETARASAQRQLAAAQALHDELASAYHTFTTERDAQLHQAKEKANALVDKAQKKADKIIKQLRQMQLTNPGTVKENQLIAAKTDLKRLHQDEPLQKNRVLRREREKQALHVGDEVKVASYDQTGTLLQQFDEHHWQVQLGILKMKVPTTELEKIKPSKQVAKQRPVVKVSGGGMSGPSTTLDLRGERYDQAMADLDQYIDAALLAGYPSVTIIHGLGTGAIRNGVTQYLKRHRQVKSFGFAPQNAGGSGATIVNFK
- the dltB gene encoding D-alanyl-lipoteichoic acid biosynthesis protein DltB, whose product is MLNLQPYENPQYFVYLIIALLPVIIGMFKGFRMHWYESIFSLVFLVLIFDADKWPQGKALLGYVVFNLLLVYAYFKYRTREGSKNSTAVFYLSVALGIAQLAVVKFTPLFQHHGSILGFLGISYLTFRVVGTIMEIRDGSIKDLNMWKFIQFLLFFPTISSGPIDRYRRFVKDYDRVPDPEHYAQLVTKAIHYLMLGFLYKFILGYIFGTLWLPSVEHMAMASRGGAFLGLSWPVVGVMYAYSGYLFFDFAGYSLFAVAISYLMGIETPMNFNKPWMSYNIKDFWNRWHMSLSFWFRDYIYMRFVFFMMKHKWIKSRVWTAFVGYLVLFLIMGIWHGETWYYIVYGLFHAMLINLTDAWLRFKKKHKDFFPHNRATHYFAIFMTANAVCFSFLIFSGFLDKLWFH
- a CDS encoding CvpA family protein, which translates into the protein MISITIILVLAYFYYSGARRGAALQWLHVGGYALSFLAATALARPLGEHFTLLIPYPSATNAGQFAFYSDKIGLTLDDAFYRGFAFLVVLTIGWLLTRIAALWFHDLTYKAMAHKKSALIGGWANLAIGYIFLFLILSLLALIPITGIQHGLDHSLVAKMMIKYSPGLTQFVNALWL